In Euphorbia lathyris chromosome 10, ddEupLath1.1, whole genome shotgun sequence, the DNA window ACCACATGAACTAGTTTATACTTAGCCCTCCTCTTATCTACTGATTTATTTGACAGCAAAACAGCAGCACCCCCAACTCTAAACAAACAGTTAGGTATTAGCATTGATTTTTTGTTCCCAAAGTACCAATTCTGTGTAATGTTTTCTGTACTAACAACAACAGCATAAGTATTCCTGTGAATTCGTAACAAATCTTTAGCAAGATCTATAGATATAACCCCAGCACTACAGCCCATTCCCCCTAAATTGAAGCTCAAGATATTTCCCCTCAATTTATACTTATTAATAATCATAGCAGAAAGTGAAGGTGTGGGATTAAATAAACTGCAATTCACAACAAGAATACCAATATCTTTAGGCTTGATATTAGTATTAGCAAATAGATTATCCAATGCACCAAACATAACCTGTTCCGCCTCTTCCCTTGCTGTTGCCATTGATGGCCTAGGTGGAATTGAATGCATAGCTTCAGGAGCATAAGTTTCTTCACCAAGTCCCGATCTCTCGAGAATTTTGCGCTGAAATTCCAACGAAGAATCATCGAAATCACCAGTGAGTTTGGAATGCTCCATGAATTGTTGATACTTGACCTTGAGATGCGGGGGAGGCTTGTAACAAGCATAATCAACTAAATAAACGGATCTAGGTCGACTCATGATATAAACGGTGCATCCAAAAACAAGGAAAACTGAGCAAACAACGACGCTAAGGAGATTGTATTGAAGTTGAATCCATAACTGTCGAACATCGTCTGGATTCAATTGAGAAACTTCAACGAAAATGACCGCTATTAAAGGGATCAAACAGAGAGTGAACAAGTAAGTCATAAGATAATGATAACCCAATTTGACATATTTAAGATTGACACTCTGTAGAAAATCAGGTAATCGTCGAGATTGGTTGATCTGGAGTCCGGCAGGGGAGGATTCAGAGCTCATATTTGAGAGCAAGAGTGAAGAAAGAAATGGGGGTTTTGAGTGGAAACACAAGATCGAAAGCTCGAGAGTGTTTAAATAGATGTGAGGGACATAGAAAGATACGGATCCCTGAAAGTAGGTGAGTTTGATACAACTGCAACAACGACCACTGATCCTCTAATAAGTAATAATGGACAATTGTAGAGGAACACGTACAAAGCTTGATGTCAGACTGCTACTCATTAATGGAAATGAAAAATGgtggaggagagagagagagcagaTTGGTTATCGAAGAGGAGatgaattgaagaagaagatgaagaagatgagatgGGTCGTCTCCCTCTCTTTCCTCCCTCTATCTCTctcactctctctcttctctctctctctgaaaTCTTCGtcttgatttgatatgattattatttcaattttacaaaatatagtaAAAATTTACTTCCATACGTAAGAATGGAATACATAGGTATCAACACCAATTTTAGTATTTTACAACGATGCATAATTTGTCCTTTAACAGTTCATGGGAAATGTGAATACACCCTTTGTAACGTTGTGAAAAATCCTCGATATTAAGGAAttcggatttttttttattagggtACATATTACacagtttgctgtttgctgttaaaaaatattataggtGTAAAATTCAAATAGGATGTATCGAATCATACGCCTACAACTCTCCATTTTAAAGTAAAAAGTCAAACAGAATGAGAAAAATGAGTAATCAAACACATCTTTAGTGAGATTCGGACATATGTTCGTTACCGGGATAGTTTAGGGAGACTGGGTGTGTTAGAGATTTTTTTCTTTGTTCAACCTATAAAATACAGCTTGGTCGGACTCTGATAAAAAGTACTCTTCAAGTCAGTTCTAGTctgaaagataaaaaaaattaaaatagtaAGGGTCTATATATTTCTATTATATCGTACCTTTATGGAGGGagtttatagttttttataTAGGAGCCGAGACTCCTAATCTAACTAAACCGGACTTTGATTCTATTATAGAATGGACTCTCAGAGAGACAAACTTCCTTATTTCGTGGTACTATATCCAGGTGTGTTAAGGACTCCTGAGTAAAATAAGGGAGTGATTGTTTACTCCGTTTTCTCTCATGATTTGccttttcatattaaaaatgagagtttCAGGTGTTTTGGTTAGGGAACtgatgtttgccttttatacaTGAAAAGTAGCAAACTGTAACAGTAAACAACAAATAACAACAGGTAAACCAAACACACTTAGGACAAGGAATCTCAATTGAAGAGGAAGAATCTTCTGGAAGCACGGACCGAACGTACAAAAAAAGGAGAATGATTCAGTGGTATCTCTCAGGCTATATCTCTAAAATATTCACATTTGTTATTAGAAGGCCCACCCCTGTGAAATGTTGCCTTGAGGTTCTTTAAAATGACAAAATGAGTAGGTTTCCTGCTTCTCGAAAACAAAGATAATGACCCTTATTATCTAAGCTCGGCTTCAATAATATCCCAAGATCAATTGGATGGACTGAAAAAGAAACACCATTGGTTGAATGAATGTGAATGTATCATTCCCAAACCAAAAGACATGGTGCACCTTCCACATGCATCCTACTTTGCCATTTTAGTGCTCCAAGTGAGTTTGGGATTCTCATATCTACTTAGAGCCCACTGTCGAACCCAGATTCGTCCTAATGTGTGGTTGGAGTTGGTCTGCCCACTACGCTGATAACCCTTTCAAATGACGGCTAAAAATCATCGTccatatgaaaataaaactgtCGCGGGACTCACTACGGTTTGATGAGGCTTCAGATGACAGTTGCCTTTTGTCATTTGAAATAATGGCACACAACATCAGTCTATTTGTTCTCTATCATCTTACGCACAATGCGATGACAATATATTTATTACCTCTCGTCAAATCGATGACCCTTGAATGATTACCTATTTAATAAATATGTCAAAAACTTTATTGGAAATTGTCTTCTTATTTACGCGATGGCAGTTTGCATATTTAAGTTTGTCTTTATAGCATGTTTCAGATAACATAGGTCTTAATTAATCATATCAATGTATATTTATTCAGATGACAGATGGTATCCGTTATTTGTCTTTGTATTGATgttaatatgatttttttttaattcagtATGGCTTTTAAGCCATTTTCTGGTTTTTTCATCTATAAATAATTTGCGTGCAGGTACGGAGCAGGGTGTTGGAGTCAAACGAGCAGATTATGTCGTTCCTAACGTGTCAATGCTGCAAATAGCAAGAGAAGATGAAGCATCTTTGTTGTTATGTTGGCAGCCTCATGTTGCTCAATGTTACAAATTGAATTATGATGCGGCCTTTTCAATTCAATCCTATAAGAGATCCTTTGGTATGCTTGTTCGATATTGTAATAGTCTGGTCAAtttattgttggtcccgtgtgattagttccaagggggggttaggaactaatctaactttttcaaaatttaattaagctgacttaatatattttcttaagtttgtcaactcagctttgatcagcacggccgattgtaacgtaagatagctttagtcagatattgactagaactattttacatatgagttggaaattgacacttttgtggtcagcttccaactcagcactcttatttactcaatatcaatttagacaatttatatgctgagtaaatgtaacaagcaacacatacagatatatatatatatatatatatatattgagagagttagagattactcagcacgacttatcctggttcggcctcttcgcctacgtccattccccagagtccctccgggcttttgaaatccaatactgagctctttaaaggtagagcacaaaccgtttacagacaattgaatatgcaagagtaccttcctctattcgtctactcaactcctactaagtgttataaccaaacacctagatttttctaccactaagcactcaacaccgagtactcagctcaacactctcaataatacaattgatacagacttgttctttttcagacaaagaacactttagatgattacaaaaatcactctagctttcacacaagaatagaaagttggtgtaagatctctttttgttttgatgtgctttttacttgtatttttctctcttgtattttctgtaattcggcaatgatccaagaagtaTACTTGTCCCTTTATAGTTGCAATCTGAAGACCAAATCATTTTAATTTCATTtgcccgttgaatccaaaaaCAGCTCTTTTGGGGAcaatgttctggtcagcttcagatatgcaggccaatcctgtcgtctgaattctacagtcgtcaggtttgtcttcttctagCAGGTTTCGTgtttttgtgccagtttgtcttttagcaacgaaacagttgacccatgcatctcgaaattggcttttgcataattccaaggtttctattattggtgcagacagttttcggacttgtcttttagctaacggatcattcatgttgtcctgaagattacccagcttgactttgatgtccgttgtctttgattgttgccaattcagatattgagttctcttttactcagcttccatggtcagcttcgttctgcaagacatagttcttaAGAAGgcttttctacttttgatactgagttctgttccactcagctttttgatctttaagcttctgttctgaagatgtcTTATCTTCTTTCCTGCTGAGTTCCACTCtgctcagcttgtgctgtgaacttatgctgacttcgtcctatcttactttttattcctttttgtatttatatttatactcaacattgaacaaacatattagtacaattaaatcaaagcacttaaatttaattgtcccttaatcatggattaatttaaataattttgtcaaatcaaaatcatgtggaaaggtgtttcaacaaactcccccattttgatgttggtaaaatatttaattgatggaactcagcattgagattccccatgattgaaatcttttttatgcttctgaaattactcccacgtaagggttgcatctattgacttaacttaactctaaaccttctgagatttaattgagtaaaattaaggcatgcttatactgacttagttcagttctagaccttccaagatcttaATTCAGATgagtctaggtcagctttcagaagaggtcaatatGTGAAATAtgttttgactcagttttgatacatggttagtTTGATATCAGAGTTATGTGAAACCTTTTTCAGAGCAATTGTATCAAgtctaatgtgtactgagtatattcctatttgtttgttcaattaagacagatcagcacaATACGTAAGTTAGCATCgcataagattaatcaatttgGAACAAGAGATGCATAATTTTATATAGTCAGCAAAACAAGATACgccagaaataaaaaaatacaaatcaagaataaaaactagcaaactatttcttcctattgacttggacATGGGCAGTATTGATTTTCCCTTTTCCTTTGTGCTGCTAACTACCAAACGCTTCTCCTGCATGCTGAGTTCTATTAGCTtggtctttctcccccgtttttccaccatcgggcggaggaggaacgaAAGTGTTAATGAGAGAGGCACGAGTTAATCTGACTGAATACGCTTTGAGCCTTTTTGTGCTTTCCCTTAGGTCATCAAAAACTGGAATACCATCGTTCAATGTATCACGTGGAATTCGgatagaggcactgagcatactcaataTGTATTCTTGAGATTTCCCTACCCATGTAATAGTGTCAGTTAGCATGGCATATGCTTGATGATACATATTGAGCAAAGCCGAATCAtaaaactgacgttgagcatttgtgtggcgcacatgtttgTAGGTGGCTCGGGAGTACTGCAACAGttcattggtcttgagttgatcagtttccatttcctctttactc includes these proteins:
- the LOC136208656 gene encoding 3-ketoacyl-CoA synthase 4-like, whose translation is MSSESSPAGLQINQSRRLPDFLQSVNLKYVKLGYHYLMTYLFTLCLIPLIAVIFVEVSQLNPDDVRQLWIQLQYNLLSVVVCSVFLVFGCTVYIMSRPRSVYLVDYACYKPPPHLKVKYQQFMEHSKLTGDFDDSSLEFQRKILERSGLGEETYAPEAMHSIPPRPSMATAREEAEQVMFGALDNLFANTNIKPKDIGILVVNCSLFNPTPSLSAMIINKYKLRGNILSFNLGGMGCSAGVISIDLAKDLLRIHRNTYAVVVSTENITQNWYFGNKKSMLIPNCLFRVGGAAVLLSNKSVDKRRAKYKLVHVVRTHRGADDKAFRCVYQEQDDAGKTGVSLSKDLMAIAGGALKTNITTLGPLVLPISEQLLFFATLVAKKLFNAKVKPYIPDFKLAFEHFCIHAGGRAVIDELEKNLQLLPTHVEASRMTLHRFGNTSSSSIWYELAYTEAKGRMRKGNRVWQIAFGSGFKCNSAVWKAMRNVKPSTNNPWDDCIDRYPVKLVL